CGCTATTTTTCAACCGCAAAAAGAAAATTTATCATTGCTGATGCTCCAGGGCATGTGCAGTATACCCGTAATATGATCACGGGAGCGTCCAACTCTGATCTGATGGTTATTCTGATCGATGCACGGAAAGGCGTGATTGAACAGACCAGAAGACATTCCATCATCGCCTCTTTATTACAGTTAAAGAAAGTAGCTGTAGCCATCAACAAAATGGATATGGTAGATTATTCCGAAGAAGTTTTTGAAAATATAAAATCAGAATATGCAAAAATTGCAGAAAATCTGGGATTAAACGATGTCAGTTATTTCCCGATCTCGGCATTGAAAGGAGATAATATTGTTTCAAAATCGTCCAGAACAGAATGGTACGAAGGAAATTCACTTCTGGAATATCTTGAAGAAGTAACTTTAAATGAAGAAACAAATAACGGAAGCCGTTTTCAGGTTCAGTATGTAATCCGCCCTCAAACTGAGGAACTGCACGATTACAGAGGATATGCCGGACAAATATTAAGCGGAAAATTCACTAAAGGAGACAAAATTCATATTCTTCCGGCAGATCTGACCACTGAAATCACCAAAATTGAGATCAATGGCATTGAAAAAGAAGAAGCCTTTGAAGGCCAGCCAGCTGTGATTCACCTTGCTCATGATGTAGATATCAGCCGGGGAGATATTTTTGCCACGGAAGAGCATGTTCCCACAGTTGAAAAAGACCTTGAAATTCTCTTATGCTGGCTAGATCAGAAACCGTTGCAGCCAGGAAATAAATACCTTCTGCAGCAAAACAGCAGACTTGTAAAAGCAGTTGTAAAAGAGGTAGATTACAAGATCAATGTCAACACCCTGATCCGGGAACAGGCCGATGGAGAAATTAAGCTGAACGAAATTGTAAAAGTTACACTCCGTACAGCACAGCCATTGGTGTATGATAGCTTTACCAATAATAAAACAACGGGCTCTGCCATTTTGGTGGATGAAACGTCCAATTCAACAGTAGCAGCCTGTATAATCCAATAGAAAAATGGCAATTTCCGATCAATTAATACAAAGAATTCATCAGACCAAACAAAATAATATTCATGGATTCTTTGATAAAATAAAGACAAAAAAATGGGTGAAGGATTTGTATGAAACACT
The window above is part of the Chryseobacterium sp. MA9 genome. Proteins encoded here:
- a CDS encoding sulfate adenylyltransferase subunit 1, with translation MDILRFITAGSVDDGKSTLIGRLLYDSKSILQDQLEVLEKHSKNKNEDGVDLALLTDGLRAEREQGITIDVAYRYFSTAKRKFIIADAPGHVQYTRNMITGASNSDLMVILIDARKGVIEQTRRHSIIASLLQLKKVAVAINKMDMVDYSEEVFENIKSEYAKIAENLGLNDVSYFPISALKGDNIVSKSSRTEWYEGNSLLEYLEEVTLNEETNNGSRFQVQYVIRPQTEELHDYRGYAGQILSGKFTKGDKIHILPADLTTEITKIEINGIEKEEAFEGQPAVIHLAHDVDISRGDIFATEEHVPTVEKDLEILLCWLDQKPLQPGNKYLLQQNSRLVKAVVKEVDYKINVNTLIREQADGEIKLNEIVKVTLRTAQPLVYDSFTNNKTTGSAILVDETSNSTVAACIIQ